A region from the Desulfomarina profundi genome encodes:
- a CDS encoding ABC transporter permease: protein MAGLGNTIFTVLITMIGLLFVTFIIGRVMPIDPVLSIVGESASRATYEAAYHELGLDKPLLVQFLFFLRDIATGNFGESLLTARPVSQDLLRVFPATLELATVGTIIGVLLGVPLGVVAAVKRGSWIDHVARVVALIGYSMPVFWIGLIGLLVFYGILGWIGGPGRLDIFYVDIVPSVTGMILIDSLLAGDMEVFRNAISHIVLPAGLLAYYSLAYISRMTRSFMLEQLDQEYIITARVKGLSERAVIWRHAFGNVKVPLITVIALSYAGLLEGSVLTETIFSWPGIGSYITTALLSADMNAVLGGTVVVGLVFVCLNIFSDLLYKFFDPRAK, encoded by the coding sequence CTGGCTGGACTCGGTAATACCATCTTCACGGTGCTGATCACCATGATCGGTCTGCTGTTTGTCACTTTTATCATAGGCCGTGTCATGCCCATTGATCCGGTGCTGTCCATTGTCGGTGAAAGCGCTTCAAGGGCAACCTATGAAGCCGCCTACCATGAGTTGGGGCTGGATAAGCCACTGCTTGTTCAGTTTCTCTTTTTTCTAAGAGATATTGCCACGGGAAATTTCGGAGAATCCCTGCTGACTGCCCGACCCGTTTCCCAGGATCTGCTGCGTGTGTTTCCCGCGACCCTGGAACTGGCTACTGTGGGAACGATTATCGGGGTACTGCTGGGTGTTCCGTTGGGTGTGGTGGCCGCTGTGAAACGGGGCAGCTGGATTGATCATGTGGCAAGGGTTGTAGCCCTGATCGGTTATTCCATGCCGGTGTTCTGGATCGGTCTTATCGGTCTGCTGGTCTTTTACGGTATTCTTGGCTGGATCGGTGGACCGGGACGGCTTGATATCTTCTACGTGGATATTGTGCCGTCGGTTACAGGCATGATTCTGATTGACAGTCTGCTTGCCGGAGATATGGAGGTTTTCCGCAATGCCATTTCCCATATTGTTCTGCCTGCTGGACTGCTCGCTTATTATTCCCTTGCCTATATTTCCAGGATGACCCGGTCCTTTATGCTGGAGCAGCTTGACCAGGAATATATTATCACCGCGCGGGTCAAGGGATTGTCGGAGAGAGCCGTTATCTGGCGCCATGCCTTTGGTAACGTCAAGGTGCCGCTGATAACGGTTATCGCCCTTTCCTATGCCGGTCTCCTTGAAGGTTCTGTTCTCACCGAAACGATTTTCTCCTGGCCGGGTATAGGCTCCTATATCACCACGGCGCTGCTGTCCGCCGATATGAACGCCGTTCTGGGTGGGACTGTGGTTGTGGGCCTGGTTTTTGTCTGTCTGAATATTTTTTCGGACCTGCTCTATAAATTCTTTGATCCGAGGGCAAAATAG
- a CDS encoding ABC transporter substrate-binding protein, which produces MNICKKLLLGSAAVALLALTGPVHAKTPANMLVIANRIDDITTLDPAQSFEFAGSDLIRNVYGKLVNFDPADLSKGYQPDLAESWTVSEDGRTITFKMRPGVKFQSGNPVTARDAVFSLQRAVKLNKTPAFILTQFGFSKENADDTIKLIDDMTFSITTDEKYATSFVLNCLTATIGGIVDSKTVMAHEKDGDMGNGWLKTHTAGSGAYTLVNWKPNESYTLKANPNFYIGAPKLSRVIVRHIQESSTQRLLLEKGDIDVARNLNPQDVAGISGNPDLAVDSDLRGRIMYISMNQKDPNLAKPKVVKALKYLIDYKGMQDSFLKGQYTIHQAFLPRTYLGEIDDKPYSFNVEKAKALLKEAGLADGFSLKINVREAQERIEISQSLQNTFAQAGIKVTLEVGTGKQTLAKYRAREHQIYVGAWGPDYPDPNTNAATFAYNPDNSDEAKATGLLAWRNAWYIPEMSKATKEAVKEGDREKRAAMYRAIQREHQERAPFAIMFQKIEQTGRRANVKGLNLGGAITAVSYWPVTK; this is translated from the coding sequence ATGAATATCTGCAAAAAACTGCTCTTAGGTTCGGCGGCGGTGGCGCTTCTTGCGCTTACCGGTCCAGTACACGCGAAAACACCAGCGAATATGCTGGTGATTGCAAACAGGATCGATGATATAACAACCCTTGATCCGGCCCAGTCATTTGAGTTCGCCGGTTCAGACCTTATCCGTAATGTTTATGGTAAGCTTGTTAATTTTGATCCGGCGGATCTCAGTAAAGGGTATCAGCCCGATCTGGCTGAAAGCTGGACGGTTTCAGAAGACGGCAGAACCATCACCTTCAAAATGCGTCCCGGGGTCAAGTTTCAGTCCGGGAATCCTGTAACGGCCAGGGATGCGGTTTTTTCTCTGCAGCGGGCAGTTAAGTTGAACAAGACACCCGCTTTTATTCTGACCCAGTTTGGATTTTCCAAGGAAAATGCGGATGATACTATCAAGTTGATTGATGATATGACCTTTTCCATCACCACGGACGAGAAGTATGCAACTTCTTTTGTTCTCAACTGTCTGACGGCAACCATCGGCGGCATTGTTGATTCCAAAACCGTTATGGCCCATGAAAAAGATGGTGACATGGGAAATGGCTGGCTGAAGACCCATACCGCCGGTTCCGGAGCATATACTCTGGTCAACTGGAAACCTAATGAATCCTACACGCTGAAGGCCAATCCCAATTTTTATATCGGAGCACCCAAGCTCAGCCGGGTCATTGTCCGTCATATTCAGGAATCTTCCACCCAGCGTCTGCTGCTGGAAAAAGGTGATATCGATGTTGCCCGAAATCTCAATCCCCAGGATGTGGCCGGTATCAGCGGAAATCCAGATCTCGCTGTGGACAGTGATCTGCGTGGTCGTATCATGTATATTTCCATGAATCAGAAGGATCCGAACCTTGCCAAACCGAAGGTCGTCAAGGCCCTGAAATACCTTATCGATTACAAGGGAATGCAGGATTCTTTTCTGAAGGGACAGTACACTATTCACCAGGCGTTTCTGCCACGGACCTACCTTGGTGAGATTGATGATAAGCCATATAGTTTTAATGTAGAAAAGGCCAAAGCGCTGCTGAAAGAGGCGGGACTGGCCGATGGTTTTTCTCTGAAAATAAATGTGCGTGAGGCCCAGGAACGTATTGAAATATCCCAGTCCCTGCAGAATACTTTTGCCCAGGCAGGTATCAAGGTTACCCTGGAAGTCGGTACCGGCAAACAGACCCTGGCAAAATATCGTGCCCGTGAACACCAGATCTACGTGGGTGCATGGGGACCTGATTATCCCGATCCGAACACCAACGCCGCAACATTTGCCTACAATCCGGATAATTCCGATGAGGCCAAGGCAACCGGTCTTCTTGCCTGGCGAAATGCCTGGTATATCCCTGAGATGTCCAAAGCCACCAAGGAAGCGGTTAAGGAAGGGGATCGTGAAAAGCGTGCGGCCATGTACCGTGCCATTCAGCGGGAACATCAGGAACGTGCCCCGTTTGCCATCATGTTTCAGAAGATTGAACAAACCGGCAGGCGTGCGAACGTAAAAGGTCTGAATCTCGGTGGCGCAATTACCGCCGTATCCTATTGGCCGGTAACAAAATAA
- a CDS encoding dipeptidase, producing the protein MSGDSSPLIYDGHNDLVLRLLEISESERYCLFFKGRQEGHLDLPRIKKGGFGGGFFALYISSRNKDDDDSGDMMGPEYDLPLPEEIPVHIALPTILAEVAVLSRLERESEGRIKICTTAAEVRHCFDAGTLAVVLHLEGAEAIDDEFCNLEVLFRAGLRSVGLVWSRPSRFGHGVPFRFPGSPDTGPGLTPLGRELVRECNRLNIVVDVSHLNEAGFWDVAKITDAPLVATHSNCHALSRHTRNLTDRQLAAIAESGGIVGVNFATAFIRADGQMREDTDLDDLLRHFDHLIEHVGIDGVGFGTDFDGAKIPAEIGNAAGLCQLRAAMRQHGYDEETMVKLCHGNWFRVLEATLKG; encoded by the coding sequence ATGTCCGGGGATAGCAGCCCTTTGATTTATGATGGCCATAATGACCTTGTATTAAGGCTTTTAGAGATATCTGAGTCTGAAAGGTACTGCCTTTTTTTTAAGGGGAGACAAGAAGGACATCTGGATCTGCCACGTATAAAAAAGGGTGGTTTCGGCGGCGGTTTTTTTGCGTTGTATATCAGTTCAAGAAATAAAGATGACGATGATTCCGGAGATATGATGGGCCCGGAATACGACCTGCCACTACCCGAAGAAATTCCTGTCCATATTGCCCTGCCGACGATTCTTGCCGAGGTGGCTGTTCTCAGCCGCCTTGAAAGGGAGTCGGAGGGGCGGATAAAAATCTGTACCACGGCTGCTGAGGTTCGTCACTGTTTTGATGCTGGAACTCTAGCTGTTGTCCTGCATCTTGAAGGTGCCGAGGCCATTGACGATGAGTTCTGCAACCTGGAGGTGCTTTTTCGGGCCGGGTTGCGGTCCGTGGGACTGGTCTGGTCCAGACCTTCACGCTTTGGTCATGGCGTGCCTTTTCGTTTTCCGGGTTCTCCGGATACTGGGCCGGGGCTTACTCCGCTCGGCAGGGAGCTGGTGCGGGAATGTAACCGCCTTAATATAGTTGTGGATGTATCCCATCTTAACGAAGCCGGTTTCTGGGATGTGGCAAAAATTACTGACGCTCCCCTGGTGGCGACCCACTCCAACTGTCATGCTCTCAGCAGACATACCCGGAATCTGACGGACAGGCAGCTTGCCGCCATCGCTGAGAGCGGCGGAATAGTAGGTGTTAATTTTGCGACGGCGTTTATTCGTGCCGATGGCCAGATGCGTGAGGATACGGATCTGGACGATTTGCTTCGTCATTTTGATCATCTCATAGAGCATGTGGGGATTGACGGGGTCGGTTTCGGCACCGATTTTGACGGAGCAAAAATTCCCGCAGAGATCGGGAATGCGGCGGGGCTCTGTCAACTGCGAGCAGCGATGAGGCAGCATGGATATGACGAGGAGACAATGGTTAAACTCTGTCATGGTAACTGGTTCAGGGTTCTTGAAGCGACTTTGAAAGGCTGA
- a CDS encoding cytochrome P460 family protein: MKKRILTGSLMLAMIFSISSLTMAGDMPGPDGDALWHYISKVSPYTGWDYWPDHKGMQEGRAPHAPLHKVFVNKQALESTSAPLKFGAIEVKENYSPSHELKAITVMYKIKGYNPKDGDWFWVKYSASGKTLKSGKPGGCIGCHATRVANDYVLVHEFK; this comes from the coding sequence ATGAAAAAAAGGATCCTCACAGGAAGTCTGATGCTGGCAATGATATTTTCCATCAGTTCCCTGACTATGGCAGGGGATATGCCGGGGCCGGACGGAGACGCTCTCTGGCATTATATTTCCAAAGTTTCACCCTATACAGGCTGGGATTACTGGCCCGACCACAAGGGCATGCAGGAAGGCCGAGCCCCCCACGCCCCCCTGCACAAGGTTTTTGTCAACAAGCAGGCCCTGGAATCAACCTCAGCTCCCCTGAAATTCGGCGCCATTGAAGTCAAGGAAAACTACAGTCCCTCCCACGAACTCAAAGCCATTACGGTTATGTACAAGATAAAGGGCTACAACCCCAAAGACGGCGACTGGTTCTGGGTAAAGTACAGCGCCAGCGGAAAAACCCTGAAATCAGGAAAACCGGGCGGGTGTATCGGCTGCCACGCAACCCGTGTTGCCAACGATTATGTCCTTGTCCACGAATTCAAATAG
- a CDS encoding glutamate synthase-related protein, whose amino-acid sequence MTTYRCPVCGYLHSGNITFHFCPVCNSAAQAFLPDTTADNYGGWDSKTRNLIHSMAATGKVFLEGKGSGRKFVCMDDLLFLPSQINRLPLEGGAEVATAVTLGKKTKVPVILQTPVLNAAMSYGALSREAKMALALGSSLAGTIANTGEGGMLDEERQLAKRLTLQYSTGRFGISAERLKLADMIEIKISQGAKPGMGGKLPGVKVTAEIAAARHIPMGKTAHSPAVHPDIRNGSDLSDKILELRRLTGGKPIAVKIVGGHLEADLKTIFNQKNIPDVLVIDGGEGGTGAAPVTIKDHVGLPLIYSLPRVSDFLDREKLRDRVTLICAGGIRHPGDIAKALALGADGVYMGGALKIALGCTYLRECHLGSCPYGIATQDGNLTRRLHVKEAATRVANFISAATEEVKDICRICSKSSIHELCREDLTCLDPELSRITGIPMA is encoded by the coding sequence ATGACAACATATCGCTGCCCCGTCTGCGGCTACCTGCATTCAGGAAATATCACCTTTCATTTCTGCCCGGTATGCAACAGTGCCGCCCAGGCTTTCCTGCCTGACACCACAGCAGACAATTATGGTGGCTGGGACAGTAAAACCAGAAACCTGATCCATTCCATGGCGGCAACGGGAAAGGTTTTCCTGGAGGGCAAGGGAAGCGGCAGAAAATTCGTCTGCATGGATGACCTGCTTTTCCTGCCCTCCCAGATAAACAGACTCCCCCTGGAAGGAGGGGCAGAAGTAGCAACAGCTGTAACTCTTGGTAAAAAGACGAAAGTCCCGGTCATTCTACAGACTCCTGTGCTCAATGCCGCCATGTCCTATGGGGCGTTAAGCAGGGAGGCCAAGATGGCCCTCGCCCTCGGGTCGTCGCTTGCCGGGACGATCGCCAATACCGGGGAAGGTGGCATGCTGGATGAGGAAAGGCAACTTGCCAAACGCCTTACTCTCCAGTATTCCACTGGCCGGTTCGGTATCAGCGCAGAACGGCTGAAACTGGCCGACATGATAGAAATAAAGATTTCCCAGGGAGCCAAACCGGGCATGGGTGGAAAACTGCCGGGGGTAAAAGTCACCGCGGAAATTGCGGCGGCACGACATATTCCGATGGGAAAAACAGCCCATTCCCCCGCCGTCCACCCGGACATACGAAACGGCTCCGATCTTTCAGACAAGATACTGGAACTCAGGCGACTGACCGGTGGAAAACCCATTGCCGTAAAAATTGTCGGGGGCCATCTTGAGGCGGATCTCAAGACCATATTCAACCAGAAAAACATTCCCGACGTACTGGTCATCGACGGAGGCGAAGGAGGTACGGGAGCGGCGCCCGTCACCATCAAGGATCATGTGGGTCTGCCATTGATCTACTCCCTGCCCCGCGTCAGCGATTTCCTGGACCGCGAAAAACTTCGCGATCGGGTGACTCTTATCTGCGCCGGCGGAATACGTCACCCCGGAGATATTGCCAAGGCCCTTGCCCTGGGAGCAGACGGTGTATACATGGGTGGCGCTCTGAAAATAGCCCTGGGCTGCACCTACCTGCGGGAATGTCATCTCGGCAGCTGCCCGTACGGAATTGCCACACAAGATGGAAACCTCACCAGACGGCTGCACGTGAAAGAAGCGGCAACAAGAGTGGCTAATTTTATTTCCGCCGCCACAGAGGAAGTAAAAGATATCTGCCGAATCTGCTCAAAATCATCCATCCATGAGCTCTGCCGGGAAGACCTTACCTGCCTTGATCCGGAACTGTCAAGAATAACCGGCATCCCCATGGCCTGA
- a CDS encoding sigma-70 family RNA polymerase sigma factor: protein MTTENILENNPVTWLHQYGDALYSFARNRVRDSFTAEDLVQETLLAAYRSRKSYSGKSAVKTWLTGILRNKIVDHYRKSASEQGRKITDSFSDDSLFDEREKWKVKPTDWSKDPARLYENRELLAVIHRCLDEMPENLSRTYTMREMQGLSTNEICSMFQMKKNNCWVILYRARMLLRRCLESAWFA from the coding sequence ATGACAACGGAAAACATCCTGGAAAACAATCCGGTAACATGGCTGCACCAATATGGGGATGCTCTTTACAGCTTCGCCCGCAACCGCGTCCGCGATTCTTTTACTGCAGAAGACCTGGTTCAGGAAACACTGCTTGCCGCCTACCGTTCCCGAAAAAGTTATTCAGGAAAATCCGCGGTTAAGACCTGGCTTACAGGAATTCTGAGAAATAAAATTGTCGACCACTACAGGAAATCAGCCTCCGAACAGGGGAGGAAAATTACAGACAGCTTCAGCGATGACAGTCTCTTTGATGAAAGGGAGAAATGGAAGGTAAAACCGACCGACTGGTCAAAAGATCCGGCCCGGTTGTATGAAAACAGGGAACTGCTGGCCGTCATCCACAGGTGTCTCGACGAGATGCCTGAAAACCTGTCACGAACCTACACAATGCGTGAGATGCAGGGTCTCTCAACAAATGAAATATGCAGCATGTTTCAAATGAAAAAAAACAACTGCTGGGTTATTCTTTACAGGGCAAGAATGCTCCTCAGGCGCTGTCTGGAATCAGCCTGGTTTGCTTGA
- a CDS encoding anti-sigma factor family protein, with protein MHHWILSCKKTSKLISESMDRRMTVYERTGIRLHLMMCVLCRRYRKQLLLIRSLLRKDNSDTTTHHLSEEARKRIARELTNETD; from the coding sequence ATGCACCACTGGATATTGAGCTGTAAAAAAACATCAAAATTGATCTCCGAATCCATGGATCGACGGATGACCGTCTATGAAAGAACGGGAATCCGCCTTCATCTGATGATGTGTGTGCTGTGCAGACGTTACAGAAAACAACTGCTGCTTATCCGCTCCCTGCTTCGCAAAGACAATTCCGACACCACCACCCACCACCTTTCCGAAGAGGCCCGTAAACGAATTGCCAGGGAACTGACCAATGAGACAGATTAA
- a CDS encoding methylenetetrahydrofolate reductase C-terminal domain-containing protein — protein MRSFNDALSDPHKFIVTLELVPGRESSGRSIGAIHSICRDAAEDGRITAVSITDSPGGNPALSPDVLGSEIRSYGLDVIVHFTCRDTNRVGMESRALQLAHMGMKNILALTGDYSGKGFGGRGTPVFDFDSVVLTSMLNDLNRRLIKSGHSEIFQIGCAVSPFKYTEAETWVQYKKLDRKIEAGSSFVITQLGYDAGKYAELLQYKAQQGDSTPVLASLYVLDRRSARPMHANRIPGVHVSDKLYEKVMQEWSVEGEGMGHAIERSARLGVILKGLGYRGIHIGGIHKSFDDVAAILDRMEELEDDWQQFLPEFCENHEGFYLYEKKEKENGTPFQPAQANGRLIDNCHYLFLRKAHDLFFDKGAAMAPVYRKISSSLEKKNMSWVLKRVVEDPFKKLFLSCESCGDCGIQHVGFLCPESGCPKHTRNGPCGGSNDGYCEVNQDRLCVWVRAYHRMKRHGEAEQLSQEFIPPRQWELKGSSSWINFHLDRDHQGRRKAA, from the coding sequence ATGCGTTCTTTTAATGATGCTCTGTCAGATCCGCATAAATTTATTGTCACCCTGGAACTGGTTCCGGGAAGGGAATCAAGTGGCAGGTCCATAGGGGCTATTCATTCCATCTGTCGGGATGCCGCAGAGGATGGCAGAATAACCGCCGTGTCCATTACTGACAGTCCTGGTGGAAATCCGGCTCTCAGCCCGGATGTACTCGGCAGCGAAATCCGGTCGTATGGTCTGGATGTTATCGTTCATTTCACCTGCAGGGATACCAACAGAGTAGGGATGGAGAGCCGGGCCCTGCAGCTGGCCCATATGGGAATGAAAAACATTTTGGCCCTGACCGGTGATTACTCTGGAAAAGGATTTGGTGGTCGCGGGACACCCGTTTTCGACTTTGACTCCGTTGTCCTGACCTCCATGCTGAATGATCTCAACCGGCGCCTGATAAAAAGTGGTCATTCCGAAATATTTCAGATCGGATGTGCCGTCTCTCCTTTCAAGTATACAGAAGCCGAAACATGGGTTCAGTATAAGAAGCTGGACAGAAAAATAGAGGCCGGCAGTTCGTTTGTCATCACCCAGCTTGGTTACGATGCCGGCAAGTATGCGGAGCTGCTGCAGTACAAGGCCCAGCAGGGGGACAGTACGCCAGTACTTGCCTCTCTTTATGTCCTTGACAGGCGCTCAGCCAGGCCGATGCATGCCAACAGAATTCCGGGCGTCCATGTTTCTGATAAGCTCTATGAAAAAGTAATGCAGGAATGGTCTGTGGAAGGTGAAGGCATGGGCCATGCAATCGAGAGAAGCGCCAGACTTGGGGTCATCCTCAAAGGACTTGGTTACCGTGGAATTCATATTGGTGGGATTCATAAGAGTTTTGACGATGTTGCAGCCATTCTGGACAGAATGGAGGAGCTTGAGGACGACTGGCAGCAGTTTCTCCCTGAGTTTTGTGAAAATCATGAAGGATTTTACCTGTATGAAAAGAAGGAAAAAGAAAACGGGACACCTTTTCAGCCCGCTCAGGCTAACGGCAGGTTGATTGATAACTGTCATTATCTTTTTCTGCGCAAGGCCCATGACCTGTTTTTTGACAAGGGCGCGGCAATGGCTCCGGTCTACAGGAAGATTTCCAGCTCTCTTGAGAAGAAAAACATGTCCTGGGTTCTGAAACGTGTGGTGGAAGATCCGTTCAAAAAACTCTTTCTTTCCTGCGAGAGCTGCGGAGACTGCGGTATACAACATGTGGGGTTTCTCTGTCCCGAGTCCGGCTGTCCAAAGCATACACGCAATGGTCCCTGCGGCGGCAGCAATGACGGGTATTGTGAGGTCAATCAGGACAGGCTTTGCGTCTGGGTAAGGGCCTACCATCGTATGAAAAGGCATGGGGAGGCGGAGCAGTTGTCCCAGGAGTTTATTCCTCCCCGGCAGTGGGAGTTGAAGGGCAGTTCCTCCTGGATTAATTTCCACCTGGACAGAGATCATCAGGGGCGGAGAAAGGCGGCGTGA
- a CDS encoding 4Fe-4S binding protein: MKTDKQLADPFLGKRIVRYDKWLKEGQISASSKVIPVSESLSGQQWVLPTEQVREILGNADSVAVQNCACRSHYSRCDKPLDVCFLLNSVGDKFVSSGKARYVSPAEITEILKKANENGLVHLALYMPDHEIFALCSCCPCCCHELQIVRLTGRKDLMVRSEYVAVTDFEICVHCGECVERCFFKARIYDEKEMKYNFQTCLGCGLCVEICPVGATTMVLRDS, translated from the coding sequence TTGAAGACGGACAAACAACTGGCAGATCCTTTTCTTGGGAAAAGAATTGTTCGTTATGATAAATGGCTGAAAGAAGGACAAATATCGGCATCATCAAAAGTGATTCCCGTTTCAGAGTCGCTGAGTGGGCAACAGTGGGTATTGCCGACAGAACAGGTAAGGGAAATACTCGGCAATGCAGATTCAGTAGCAGTACAGAATTGTGCCTGCAGAAGTCATTATAGCAGATGTGACAAGCCCCTGGATGTCTGTTTTCTTCTCAATTCGGTCGGGGACAAATTCGTCTCCTCCGGCAAGGCCCGTTATGTTTCTCCAGCTGAAATTACTGAAATTTTGAAAAAGGCCAATGAAAACGGCCTGGTTCATCTTGCTCTGTATATGCCGGACCATGAAATTTTTGCCCTGTGCAGCTGCTGCCCGTGTTGTTGTCATGAACTGCAGATCGTGAGGCTCACCGGGCGAAAAGATTTGATGGTTCGCTCCGAGTATGTCGCGGTTACTGATTTTGAGATCTGTGTACACTGTGGTGAATGTGTTGAACGATGCTTTTTCAAAGCCAGAATCTACGATGAAAAAGAGATGAAATACAATTTTCAAACGTGTCTCGGCTGTGGTCTTTGTGTTGAAATTTGCCCCGTTGGTGCAACAACAATGGTTTTGAGAGACTCCTGA
- a CDS encoding EFR1 family ferrodoxin (N-terminal region resembles flavodoxins. C-terminal ferrodoxin region binds two 4Fe-4S clusters.) translates to MQIQSVACLCFSPTGTTRRIGEKIAQGMGCEQVEIMDCTKRSWRKNGQFDFSKDLIIIATPVYYGRVPEEIVPFLKTLNVQNKPAVIVVVYGNREYDDALLELHDISLARGFIPVACGAFVAEHSYSCPDRPIALARPDPEDDKTAKLFGSRIMDKLRTIRSIENMQKITVPGNFPYKEPENLLKIKEVRNTLSFTPETDLDKCTQCGLCAEVCPAEAIDSEDVSVIDKWQCIICFACIKNCPSGAKQMVDPHFNDAIDRLQIICRQRKEPEIFL, encoded by the coding sequence ATGCAGATACAATCCGTAGCATGTTTATGTTTTTCACCGACGGGAACAACCAGGAGAATTGGAGAAAAAATTGCACAGGGAATGGGGTGTGAACAAGTAGAAATAATGGATTGTACTAAGCGATCCTGGCGAAAAAACGGTCAATTTGATTTTTCCAAGGATCTCATAATTATCGCAACTCCTGTATATTATGGCCGTGTTCCCGAGGAGATTGTTCCTTTTTTGAAAACACTCAACGTTCAGAATAAACCGGCTGTAATCGTGGTTGTGTATGGAAATCGTGAATATGACGACGCGCTTCTGGAACTTCATGATATCTCGCTGGCCCGGGGGTTTATTCCGGTTGCGTGTGGAGCTTTCGTTGCCGAGCACTCCTATTCCTGCCCTGACCGGCCCATTGCCCTGGCAAGACCTGATCCGGAAGATGATAAAACAGCGAAATTATTTGGTTCAAGGATCATGGATAAACTGAGAACTATCCGTTCCATTGAAAATATGCAGAAAATCACTGTTCCCGGCAATTTTCCATACAAGGAACCGGAAAATCTGCTAAAGATCAAAGAGGTTAGAAACACACTGTCTTTTACACCCGAGACAGACTTGGATAAATGCACTCAATGCGGTCTCTGCGCCGAAGTCTGTCCTGCTGAAGCGATTGATAGCGAGGACGTTTCTGTTATTGACAAATGGCAGTGCATAATCTGTTTCGCCTGCATAAAAAACTGTCCATCAGGGGCGAAGCAGATGGTTGATCCGCATTTTAACGATGCCATTGACCGATTACAAATAATATGTCGTCAAAGAAAAGAGCCGGAAATATTTCTTTAA
- a CDS encoding 4Fe-4S binding protein: MKKRQKIRQGIILVMFFLFPALFYYQSPVIVLDAGSKGIVNGSLIVFFLMFVSALFFGRGFCGWICPAAGCQEALFPVRGKKVTRGNYIKWILWVPWVGAIVISAVRAGGYNKIDFFYQTTYGLSIGNVESLVVYYLVLLLLIVIPAFLSGKRSFCHHLCWMAPFMITGRKIRNYFQWSSLRLIANSAVCVNCRVCTRKCPMSLPVEEMVNRSDMENVECILCGNCVDVCRENAIIFSWGRGPDHVVQKKENKEMN, from the coding sequence ATGAAAAAAAGACAGAAAATAAGGCAGGGAATTATACTGGTGATGTTTTTTTTATTTCCGGCCCTTTTTTATTATCAATCACCTGTTATTGTGCTTGATGCCGGTTCGAAAGGTATTGTAAACGGTAGCCTTATCGTTTTTTTCCTTATGTTTGTCAGTGCTCTTTTTTTTGGAAGAGGTTTCTGTGGCTGGATTTGTCCTGCGGCCGGATGTCAGGAAGCTCTTTTCCCGGTCAGGGGTAAAAAGGTAACCAGGGGCAACTATATCAAGTGGATCCTATGGGTTCCATGGGTGGGCGCAATTGTGATATCAGCAGTCAGGGCTGGTGGATACAACAAAATCGATTTTTTTTATCAGACTACTTATGGGCTGTCGATAGGCAATGTTGAGAGTCTTGTCGTCTATTATCTCGTCCTTCTTCTCCTCATTGTCATTCCTGCATTTCTTTCTGGCAAAAGATCATTCTGTCATCATTTATGTTGGATGGCTCCCTTTATGATAACGGGCAGGAAGATACGTAATTATTTTCAGTGGTCTTCCCTGCGCCTAATCGCGAATTCAGCAGTTTGTGTAAATTGCCGGGTCTGCACCCGGAAATGCCCCATGAGCCTGCCGGTGGAGGAGATGGTAAACAGAAGCGATATGGAGAATGTCGAGTGTATTTTATGCGGTAATTGTGTTGATGTCTGCAGGGAGAATGCAATAATTTTCAGCTGGGGGAGGGGCCCGGATCATGTGGTTCAGAAAAAAGAGAATAAAGAAATGAATTGA
- a CDS encoding serine hydrolase gives MYPSVSITLTQSDLLLHTAGLFSANEDVEFRKSPRYITPGEAIHISISHGAMFCSGENWRYLNTGYTILGQIIEAVEGQPYHEMVNRRISKRL, from the coding sequence GTGTATCCCTCTGTCTCAATTACATTGACACAGAGTGACCTGCTTTTACATACAGCCGGTCTCTTCAGTGCTAACGAAGACGTCGAGTTTCGAAAATCGCCACGGTATATAACACCTGGGGAGGCCATTCATATTTCCATTTCCCATGGGGCAATGTTCTGTTCAGGTGAAAATTGGCGCTACTTAAACACGGGCTACACTATCCTGGGTCAAATTATCGAAGCGGTCGAGGGGCAGCCGTATCACGAAATGGTAAATCGTCGAATCTCGAAGCGGTTGTAG